One window of the Benincasa hispida cultivar B227 chromosome 3, ASM972705v1, whole genome shotgun sequence genome contains the following:
- the LOC120074705 gene encoding probable transcriptional regulator RABBIT EARS: MEPKRCWMMLEKKNKKKKNLMITTSSDHFLQATTTTININKSSSSSFDDSWEEQAFADDAAGRLGGCVWPPRSYSCSFCKREFRSAQALGGHMNVHRRDRARLKHESFKPQIETHHQILPNLQQQVCDDNLVFNPNPKSSSSSFCLSTFPSQNLVESDLTPITTTTLHKWHQSSELSPKTSDDKDDDAVFCNKRKRTTDHPPSSTVAFFIRSEVIGLSHSSVEDLDLELRLGGGGRPKPKLK; this comes from the coding sequence ATGGAGCCTAAAAGATGTTGGATGATGTTggaaaagaagaataagaagaagaagaatttgatGATCACTACTTCTTCTGATCATTTTCTTCAAGCAACAACTACCACaatcaacatcaacaaatcttcttcttcttcttttgatgATTCATGGGAAGAACAAGCTTTTGCCGATGACGCTGCCGGTCGTCTTGGTGGATGTGTTTGGCCACCGAGATCCTACTCTTGCAGTTTCTGCAAAAGGGAATTTCGGTCGGCTCAAGCTTTAGGCGGTCACATGAATGTTCACCGACGCGACCGTGCTAGGTTAAAGCACGAATCCTTCAAACCCCAAATTGAAACTCATCATCAAATTCTCCCAAATCTTCAACAACAGGTTTGTGATGATAATTTGGTGTTTAACCCTAACCCTaaatcttcttcatcatctttttgCCTCTCAACTTTTCCCTCTCAAAACTTGGTGGAATCTGATCTTACcccaataacaacaacaactcttcatAAATGGCATCAAAGTTCAGAACTTTCTCCAAAAACAAGCGATGATAAGGATGATGATGCTGTTTTTTgcaataaaagaaagagaacaACCGATCATCCGCCATCGTCAACGGTGGCGTTCTTTATCCGATCAGAGGTAATTGGACTTAGCCATAGCTCCGTTGAGGATTTGGATCTTGAGCTCCGCCTCGGCGGTGGCGGCCGGCCAAAGCCAAAGCTTAAATAA